Part of the Cydia pomonella isolate Wapato2018A chromosome 8, ilCydPomo1, whole genome shotgun sequence genome is shown below.
GAACCAATATCCGTCATACCCAGACAAGGGAATGTTATCAGGAGGGCAAACTCAGccaaagcctcatacatatccCATTACAAATGGGCAATCGGGCGGTGGACTCTCAGGAGGAGGGATCAACGATAAAAATAAGCAAACAGCACCGCTGACAACACTTTATCCCGCCGGCAGCGGACTCTCAGGAGGTCAGACTCAGCCGACAGGTGTAAAGCCACATACATATCCCAATACAAATGGGCAATCAGGCGGTGGACTCCCAGGAGGAGGGACCAACAATAAAAATAGGCAAACAGCACCGCTGACAACACTTTATCCCGCCGGCAGCGGACTCTCAGGAGGTCAGACTCAGCCGACAGGTGTAAAGCCACATACATATCCCAATACAAATGGGCAATCAGGCGGTGGACTCTCAGGAGGAGGGACCAACAATAAAAATAGGCAAACAGCACCGCTGACAACACTTTATCCCGCCGGCAGCGGACTCTCAGGAGGTCAGACTCAGCCGACAGGTGCAAAGCCACATACTTATCCCATTACAAATGGGCAATCGGGCGGCGGTTATAAGCCAAGCCACTCTAATTCAATTCCTCCAAAGACAAATGTAGTCCATAAACCTGTAGAACCCTCGTATAACGACATTTATGTCAGAAATCATCACACGACCAATATTTACCATAACAACATTCATACAACGAACATACATCTTTACCACTATAAGCCACCTAAACAGGTATATTATGTACACAATGGTATGCAACTACACTACCCGGTGTATAGAGAAATACTACCCGAATACGTGTATGAGTACAGGTCATCTAGAAGTCGATTCAATGTTCTACTGACTGGCCTGGCTCTATACAATCTTGGACATGTATCAAAAAACCGCGAATCGCTTCATTATCACAATAATTACAAGCCGGGACAGAACGAAGTTTGCGAATTCCGTGTAGAATATAGTATGATCTCATACAACGAGATGAATATTGATTGCCGTTTGATTACAGACTTCATATGGActataaaacatacaaaatatgaaGAAATTGTTTGGAACCCAATTAACGACGATGTCATGGATGCCTTGGACCCTCAATTTAACGGAAAGTCACTACTTGTAAACGACGATATGAACTGCTATATGAAGTATTATGATGGTTACACCGGTAGGAAGAAATATGTGAGTTGCAAACTTTTGGAAACATATGTCAAAAAGTCATTTAATTCTGCGAGTAAAATAGCATCGTCTCTACTCGCGATCTTGATACCTATAGTTATAgccattataaatttataaccGCAACTAGCAACAGGGGGCTTACAGGTGTAACCAATAAGATCAACGCCACTGTATCGAAAGTACCGTCGTATTCTAAGAGGGCACACAAAAGACGACGAAACAGCTAGGCCAACACCCAGTCATATCTACAGCCGGAGCAACCAACAGATAGCACCTCAGTTATCCTCATATCATGGGTCTCTCACGAGATGGAACGGTCATAATCAACCATCAAACTGCACCGAAGGCAACCACGTATTCCGTGAACGGCACATATAAAGTAAGTTGCGGGTCAAAACTGTACATTTGGCATTTTTGTTAACAACTGTCACCAATATTCAATGCGGGGCCTGTAGAGTATGTGTGATATATGATTTCAGTTTTCCAAGTTCTATCAATGTAGttaaccggacaagcacccgtacataaggagatccaaacgcgaaAATGGCATtcgattgggcatatcctcaggaagcctgacacccacctatccaaggtggccctgacctggaagatgcccggaaaacgtaaacatggtcgccctaaatctacttggctccgttccgtggagcaagagttgggtgtattggggatggggttgGGGGAGGTTACCAGTGCTgcagtcagtggaagaaaatggttcgagccctacaccccattagggggtaacaggatgaaaagaagaagaagatcaaTGTTGCtacaattaccattttttatttttatacattaaaatatggttTTGTTAAGCTCATTTCTTATTAAAGTTTAGGTTGTCCTTGAACAATTTAATCTAGGAGTTaagtaaattgaaataaaaacttaaagctttttttgtttggattaatatctttttatatttcCGTTTTGGTATTGTTTATtgctgaaatattttataatagtcAATGTGTCAACATCCCTATTTGAGCCGTGGGCCTATTGAAAGGTAATCCATACAACCACAGATCACCTCAACTATTAGACGGAGCATATAATTCAATAGAGGTCGCCACACATAAGCGCTCCCGTACAAATATTGTATGGTAGCGTGGTCACGtacatgtacataattataagcgCAACGACCAGTACTcgtgtaaattaaatatatgaacGAAAATTTAAGTCCAGGTATAAAATGATGTAAATTACAACTAGCCTGTCCTGCTCAAATCGGattattttacaagtaaaattgcACCTATGTGTGGTGATCTCTTAACTTTTTAATCGACTAAttaatcgattaaaaaaaatcgtctaAACGTAATCGCGATTGAATTAGTCGACCTAACATAcgattgaaatttatttaaactgaATATTAATCGACTAAATTTTTCGATTAAATCTCGATTGAAAGTTGACAGGTGGTCATTTTTGTACGTAACAAAAATTCAAGATGTCTTGCGTACACATTCGAAACCATCCTAGTGATATGTAAATGTTTCGAAGGAGACTTGTTATCTAAGGAAAGTCACTGCTGCCTTTGAAGATGGGCAGAAACCCTTGGTAAGTGTCGACTATCGGTAGGTGGCGACTATTGGTAGGTGTCGACTATAGGTAGGTGTCGCCTTTTAGTAGGTGCCTACTAATGGTAGGTGTCGACTATTGATAGGTATCTACTATTGGTAAGTTCCAACTATTGGTATGTGTCGACTATAACGCCTAGATAGTGTAATCAGTCAATTTGATTAAATGCTTACATCTattatcattattcattatCTCACTTCCACCCCCTTAGGGGATGATTTCTGGAATAAAAACTCATCCTTCCACGGAACTATATAGTACATTCatacattgt
Proteins encoded:
- the LOC133520749 gene encoding uncharacterized protein LOC133520749, with the translated sequence MAPDFRLFCLLLICGSIIVHVETKFQKPLHLSKPSKPRYSPPKLLPTYYTPVQKTIWKPPPPKLSTQRSSYPTGGKLSGTNNLNQYPSYPDKGMLSGGQTQPKPHTYPITNGQSGGGLSGGGINDKNKQTAPLTTLYPAGSGLSGGQTQPTGVKPHTYPNTNGQSGGGLPGGGTNNKNRQTAPLTTLYPAGSGLSGGQTQPTGVKPHTYPNTNGQSGGGLSGGGTNNKNRQTAPLTTLYPAGSGLSGGQTQPTGAKPHTYPITNGQSGGGYKPSHSNSIPPKTNVVHKPVEPSYNDIYVRNHHTTNIYHNNIHTTNIHLYHYKPPKQVYYVHNGMQLHYPVYREILPEYVYEYRSSRSRFNVLLTGLALYNLGHVSKNRESLHYHNNYKPGQNEVCEFRVEYSMISYNEMNIDCRLITDFIWTIKHTKYEEIVWNPINDDVMDALDPQFNGKSLLVNDDMNCYMKYYDGYTGRKKYVSCKLLETYVKKSFNSASKIASSLLAILIPIVIAIINL